A stretch of Microtus pennsylvanicus isolate mMicPen1 chromosome 5, mMicPen1.hap1, whole genome shotgun sequence DNA encodes these proteins:
- the Rnf141 gene encoding RING finger protein 141 isoform X3 gives MNLYQFIQLYKDITSQAAGVLAQSSASEEPDGSLSSVTSCQASLWMGRVKQLTDEEECCICMDGRADLILPCAHSFCQKCIDKWSDRHRNCPICRLQMTGANESWVVSDAPTEDDMANYILNMADEAGQPHRP, from the exons ATGAATTTATACCAGTTTATTCAGCTTTATAAAGACATCACAAGTCAAGCTGCTGGAGTGTTGGCGCAGAGCTCTGCCTCTGAAGAGCCCGATGGGAGCCTGTCCTCTGTAACGTCTTGTCAGGCTAGTCTGTGGATGGGCAG GGTGAAGCAGCTGACGGATGAGGAGGAGTGTTGTATCTGCATGGACGGGCGAGCTGACCTCATCCTGCCCTGTGCTCACAGCTTCTGTCAGAAGTGTATTGACAAATG GAGTGATCGGCACAGGAACTGCCCCATTTGTCGCCTACAGATGACTGGAGCAAATGAGTCGTGGGTGGTATCAGATGCACCCACTGAGGATGACATGGCCAACTATATTCTTAACATGGCCGATGAGGCAGGCCAGCCCCACAGGCCGTGA